In the Methylomonas rhizoryzae genome, one interval contains:
- a CDS encoding TIGR03013 family XrtA/PEP-CTERM system glycosyltransferase: MIRIFRHYISTAYLWLMLAEWVVFYCSMHIGAAVRFLYTESWYSQWEMAQASLMFSAVFSLSCSALGLYRKSLDREEYKLLERINYSFTVAIFVLVFVYYVIPELMLARSVLISAIVVSFFGMLSTRYLFYRFISLDNLKRRVLVIGSGRRAAELDVVNSTFVFRGFEIVGYLAMEDEEQAVGEVFALNDTLSLAQLVAQQKVDEIVIAIDDRRKKLPVDDLLDIKMSGVVVMDLQTFYEREQRLVFLEALTPSWLVFSDGFVNDGMRPIIKRGFDVIASVLLLLVSWWVMLLTAIAIYIESGFGAPVLYRQTRVGYRDRPFQVIKFRSMRVDAEKHGAQWASQTDNRVTRVGKVIRTFRIDELPQLFNVLKGEMSFVGPRPERPEFVEGFEARIPYYKERHRVKPGITGWAQLCYPYGASEQDTWQKLQYDLYYVKNYSLFLDLAIMMSTVEVVLWGKGAR, encoded by the coding sequence ATGATCAGAATTTTTAGGCACTACATCTCGACTGCTTACTTATGGTTGATGTTGGCGGAATGGGTGGTGTTTTATTGCTCCATGCATATCGGAGCGGCCGTCAGATTTTTATACACCGAGTCTTGGTATTCGCAGTGGGAGATGGCACAAGCCTCGTTAATGTTTTCCGCCGTGTTTTCGTTAAGTTGCTCCGCATTGGGCTTGTATCGGAAATCCCTGGACCGGGAAGAATACAAATTACTCGAGCGGATTAACTATAGTTTTACCGTGGCAATATTCGTTTTAGTGTTCGTTTATTACGTGATACCGGAACTGATGTTGGCTCGTAGTGTGTTAATTTCTGCAATCGTCGTATCGTTTTTCGGCATGCTGAGCACCCGGTATTTGTTCTACCGGTTTATAAGTCTGGACAACTTGAAGCGCAGAGTATTGGTAATAGGAAGCGGTCGGCGAGCGGCGGAATTGGATGTGGTCAATTCCACATTTGTATTTCGAGGATTCGAAATAGTCGGTTATTTAGCCATGGAAGACGAAGAGCAAGCAGTTGGGGAAGTGTTTGCATTAAACGATACTTTGTCGTTGGCTCAACTGGTTGCCCAGCAAAAAGTGGATGAAATTGTTATAGCAATAGACGATAGACGCAAGAAACTACCGGTAGACGATTTATTGGACATCAAAATGTCCGGTGTCGTCGTGATGGACTTGCAGACCTTTTACGAGCGGGAGCAACGCTTGGTGTTTCTGGAAGCATTAACCCCGAGTTGGCTGGTATTTTCCGATGGGTTCGTCAACGACGGCATGCGGCCGATTATTAAACGCGGGTTCGACGTGATTGCCAGTGTGCTGCTGTTATTGGTTAGTTGGTGGGTCATGTTACTCACCGCGATTGCTATCTATATCGAAAGCGGCTTTGGAGCTCCGGTGCTTTATAGGCAGACTAGAGTCGGTTATCGAGACCGCCCGTTTCAAGTAATCAAATTTCGTAGCATGCGGGTGGACGCAGAAAAGCACGGCGCCCAATGGGCAAGTCAGACAGATAACAGGGTGACCCGCGTGGGTAAAGTCATTCGAACGTTTAGAATTGACGAATTGCCGCAGTTATTTAATGTGTTGAAAGGCGAAATGAGCTTTGTCGGCCCTAGGCCAGAGCGTCCCGAATTTGTCGAAGGATTTGAAGCCCGAATTCCCTACTACAAAGAGCGGCATCGCGTAAAACCTGGGATTACCGGTTGGGCGCAATTATGCTACCCCTATGGCGCTAGCGAACAAGATACGTGGCAAAAATTACAATACGACCTATATTACGTTAAAAACTACAGCTTGTTTTTAGACTTGGCGATTATGATGAGTACCGTTGAAGTTGTGCTGTGGGGAAAGGGGGCTAGGTAA
- a CDS encoding SGNH/GDSL hydrolase family protein has translation MLYASEFNLGGAVIRVIVFLVMFFGFCVGVNAGGRSSLIVFGDSLLDVGNDYIKTTREGGIIPIPPETRYFNRRFSNGLNVADYLWDYIGDGSSVKPSEGVDLGMNWRLIFNKQAVSFAYGGAESGVLNSVVGKFEVLGLLGQVGFFRVLKPDNTPMRNTYALVWSGANDYINEILSGRPVSEDDVILRIKLSIIGLYHAGVRQFLIPNLPDLGEVPLASILAGLYLNADIPDILTDSSMRHNEKLRKMFKELKSNYPIRIMEVDVFGLVKKYASGQNLVAGPAAGCLFSPVIGLEVCNKVDFGLGDDLIYWDELHPTTVLHKAIADKMIKLISQ, from the coding sequence ATGTTATATGCTTCGGAATTCAATTTAGGGGGGGCTGTGATAAGGGTAATAGTTTTTTTAGTAATGTTTTTTGGTTTCTGCGTAGGTGTGAACGCAGGTGGAAGATCTAGTTTGATTGTTTTTGGAGATAGTTTATTAGATGTAGGGAATGATTATATAAAAACTACGCGCGAAGGGGGGATAATTCCGATTCCGCCTGAAACAAGATATTTCAATAGGAGATTTTCAAACGGATTGAATGTTGCCGACTATTTATGGGATTACATTGGTGATGGGTCTAGTGTTAAGCCATCTGAGGGAGTAGATCTTGGAATGAATTGGCGACTTATATTTAATAAACAGGCGGTTAGCTTTGCATACGGCGGAGCGGAATCAGGGGTTTTGAACTCTGTGGTTGGAAAGTTTGAAGTGTTAGGATTGCTAGGGCAAGTAGGTTTTTTTCGGGTATTAAAGCCAGATAATACCCCAATGCGTAATACATATGCGCTAGTCTGGAGTGGTGCTAATGATTATATAAATGAGATACTTTCCGGTAGGCCTGTATCTGAAGACGACGTTATTCTTAGAATAAAATTATCTATTATTGGTCTTTATCATGCCGGAGTTCGTCAGTTTTTGATTCCTAATTTGCCTGATTTAGGTGAGGTTCCTTTGGCAAGTATATTGGCTGGGTTGTATTTAAATGCCGATATACCGGATATATTGACGGATAGTTCAATGCGCCATAATGAAAAGTTGCGGAAAATGTTCAAAGAATTAAAAAGTAATTATCCGATTCGTATTATGGAGGTTGATGTATTTGGCTTGGTTAAAAAATATGCGTCAGGCCAAAATTTGGTTGCAGGGCCTGCTGCAGGTTGTTTGTTTAGCCCGGTTATAGGCCTTGAAGTATGTAATAAGGTTGATTTTGGGCTGGGAGATGACCTGATTTATTGGGATGAGCTTCATCCTACTACGGTTTTGCACAAAGCGATAGCAGATAAAATGATTA